One segment of Streptomyces sp. NBC_00576 DNA contains the following:
- a CDS encoding isochorismatase family protein translates to MFVTSRGLIIVDVQKDFCEGGSVPVAGGARIASTIADLVERSAGRNYEYVVATRDHHIDPGSHFSEHPDFKDSFPVHCVVGGEGGEFHPNFAPAVTSGKVDAVFFKGAHSASKSGFEGADEQGTSLADWLRERGVEDVDVVGIATDHCVRATALDAVKASFRARVRLDYSVGVAQDTTAATLEDFRQAGVTVSGRVPA, encoded by the coding sequence GTGTTCGTGACGAGCCGAGGCTTGATCATCGTGGATGTGCAGAAAGACTTCTGTGAGGGAGGCAGCGTTCCCGTCGCAGGAGGTGCGCGGATCGCCTCGACCATCGCGGACCTGGTGGAGCGCAGTGCGGGGCGTAACTATGAATACGTCGTGGCTACCCGCGATCATCACATCGATCCGGGCAGCCACTTCTCCGAACACCCGGACTTCAAGGACAGCTTCCCCGTCCACTGCGTAGTCGGAGGCGAAGGCGGCGAGTTCCACCCCAACTTCGCCCCCGCCGTCACCAGCGGCAAGGTCGACGCCGTCTTCTTCAAAGGCGCGCACAGCGCCTCCAAGAGCGGCTTCGAAGGCGCCGACGAACAGGGCACCTCTCTGGCCGACTGGCTGCGTGAGCGCGGAGTGGAGGACGTCGACGTGGTAGGTATCGCCACCGACCACTGCGTACGCGCGACCGCGCTGGACGCGGTGAAGGCCAGCTTCCGGGCACGCGTACGCCTGGACTACTCCGTCGGTGTCGCCCAGGACACCACGGCAGCCACCCTTGAAGACTT